From a region of the Tiliqua scincoides isolate rTilSci1 chromosome 4, rTilSci1.hap2, whole genome shotgun sequence genome:
- the LOC136649196 gene encoding pepsin B-like gives MKWLILVVVCLHLSDGLERIILKKGKSIRENMKEKGVLEEFLKKHSIDPALKYHGNEYNVAYEPITNYLNSFYFGEISIGTPPQKFLVLMDTGSANLWVPSTYCNTAACGNHHRFNPSQSSTYTNNGQTFTLSYGSGSLTIMLGYDTVQIQNIVVQNQEFGLSENEPSSPFYYASFDGILGMSYPSAVVGHVGGYTIMQQMLRQGQLSEPIFSFYFSRQPTVQYGGELILGGVDTQLYSGQISWAPVTREAYWQIGIEEFAIGNQATGWCSQGCQGIVDTGTFLLAVPQQYMGNFLQAVGAQQYNGEFVVNCNNVQSMPTITFVINGSQFPLPPSAYVASNNGYCTVQIEATYLPSPTGQPLWILGDVFLKEYYSVYDMANNRVGFAPSA, from the exons ATGAAGTGGCTAATCCTGGTGGTGGTTTGTCTCCATCTCTCTGATGGGTTGGAGAG AATCATTCTGAAGAAAGGGAAGTCCATCCGGGAGAATATGAAGGAGAAAGGAGTGTTGGAGGAATTTCTGAAGAAGCACAGTATTGATCCAGCATTGAAATACCATGGCAATGAATACAATGTTGCTTACGAACCAATCACCAATTACTTGAAT TCTTTCTACTTTGGTGAGATCAGTATTGGGACTCCACCACAGAAATTCCTAGTTCTTATGGACACTGGCTCAGCCAACCTATGGGTTCCATCTACCTACTGCAATACTGCGGCTTGTG GTAACCACCATCGGTTCAATCCTAGTCAATCATCTACATACACCAACAATGGACAGACCTTCACCTTATCCTATGGAAGCGGCAGCTTGACCATCATGCTAGGTTATGATACTGTGCAG ATCCAGAATATTGTTGTTCAGAACCAGGAGTTTGGCCTGAGTGAGAACGAGCCCTCCAGTCCCTTCTATTATGCCAGTTTTGATGGGATTTTGGGGATGTCTTATCCTTCCGCAGTTGTAGGCCATGTAGGAGGGTACACCATCATGCAGCAGATGCTGAGACAAGGGCAACTTTCTGAACCCATCTTCAGCTTCTATTTCTCCCG TCAACCAACTGTTCAGTATGGAGGAGAACTGATCTTGGGTGGTGTGGACACTCAGCTGTACTCTGGGCAGATTTCCTGGGCACCTGTCACCCGTGAAGCTTACTGGCAGATAGGCATTGAGGA GTTTGCCATTGGGAACCAGGCTACTGGATGGTGCAGCCAAGGCTGCCAGGGAATCGTGGACACTGGAACATTTCTCCTTGCTGTCCCACAACAATATATGGGGAATttcctgcaggctgtgggagCTCAACAGTACAATGGTGAG TTTGTGGTGAACTGCAACAATGTCCAGAGCATGCCCACCATCACTTTTGTCATTAATGGATCCCAGTTCCCACTGCCTCCTTCTGCTTATGTTGCAAGC AACAATGGCTATTGTACAGTTCAGATTGAGGCCACGTACTTGCCTTCCCCAACTGGACAGCCTTTGTGGATCCTGGGTGATGTCTTCCTAAAGGAGTATTATTCTGTCTACGACATGGCCAACAACAGGGTGGGCTTTGCGCCATCAGCCTAG